One window of Hoplias malabaricus isolate fHopMal1 chromosome 16, fHopMal1.hap1, whole genome shotgun sequence genomic DNA carries:
- the LOC136671655 gene encoding granzyme K-like — translation MALLSVFLLAALLPILIHSDSFDVGIVNGTEAKPHSRPYMVSVQTSGGHKCGGFLVSKRFVMTAAHCWNKKLIFTAVLGAHNLKDRKEKNAL, via the exons ATGGCTCTCCTCTCTGTGTTCCTGCTGGCTGCTCTGCTGCCAATCCTCATCCACTCTG acAGTTTTGATGTTGGTATAGTGAATGGCACAGAAGCTAAACCCCACTCTAGGCCGTATATGGTGTCTGTCCAGACAAGTGGAGGGCACAAATGTGGGGGCTTCCTTGTGTCCAAAAGATTTGTCATGACAGCAGCACACTGCTGGAACAA GAAATTGATATTCACGGCTGTCCTCGGTGCTCATAACCtgaaagacagaaaagaaaagaacgCTCTATAA
- the LOC136672196 gene encoding mast cell protease 1A-like: MALLSVFLLAALLPILIHSDSVDVGIVNGTEAKPHSRPYMVSVQTSGGHKCGGFLVSKRFVMTAAHCWNKKMIFTAVLGAHNLKDRKERSITMQVKSYHVHPKYLDDNSFDYDILILELQGTVKKSRNVKWISIPRKPEDIKADSRCSIAGWGQKGTYKGLSSRLLETQVSIIDQKKCKDLWDQPLSQRMVCAAHPGGTCWGDSGGPLVCNNTAVGIVSFGDAYTCDNPKKPDVFTKISELLPWIKSVLRKY; the protein is encoded by the exons ATGGCTCTCCTCTCTGTGTTCCTGCTGGCTGCTCTGCTGCCAATCCTCATCCACTCCG ACAGTGTTGATGTTGGTATAGTGAATGGCACAGAAGCTAAACCCCACTCTAGGCCGTATATGGTGTCTGTCCAGACAAGTGGAGGGCACAAATGTGGGGGCTTCCTTGTGTCCAAAAGATTTGTCATGACAGCAGCACACTGCTGGAACAA GAAAATGATATTCACGGCTGTCCTCGGTGCTCATAACCTGAAAGACAGAAAAGAACGCTCTATAACAATGCAAGTGAAGAGTTACCATGTGCATCCGAAGTACCTTGACGATAATTCATTTGACTATGATATCCTGATTTTAGAG TTACAAGGAACTGTCAAAAAGAGTCGAAATGTGAAGTGGATCTCCATCCCTCGAAAACCAGAGGACATCAAAGCCGACTCCAGGTGCAGCATAGCTGGTTGGGGGCAAAAAGGAACCTATAAAGGCTTAAGTAGTCGCCTACTGGAGACACAGGTCAGTATCATAGATCAGAAGAAATGCAAGGATCTCTGGGACCAGCCTCTAAGCCAAAGAATGGTGTGTGCAGCTCATCCTGGAGGAACTTGCTGG GGGGACTCTGGGGGTCCTTTGGTGTGCAACAATACAGCAGTGGGTATTGTTTCTTTTGGTGATGCGTACACATGTGACAATCCTAAAAAGCCAGATGTTTTTACCAAAATATCTGAACTTTTGCCCTGGATAAAGTCTGTACTGAGAAAGTATTAG
- the LOC136671652 gene encoding mast cell protease 1-like isoform X2 translates to MALISLLLLTALLPNLSHSAGVDVGIINGTEAKPHSRPYMVSLQVNGGHLCGGFLVSQRFVMTAAHCYKNSEITAVLGAHDLSDKGEGALRREVETYYVHPIYQTWQNVDYDIMLLKLKETVPLGPTITTIRIPKIEEDIPVGTICSVAGWGQTGDNESTSNRLMETSIRVIDCKKHRVNKQRVCAVHPGGACFGDSGGPLVFKDTAVGIDSFITGTCEEPQGPNGFAKISAFLPWISSILDRV, encoded by the exons ATGGCTCTCATCTCTCTTCTTCTGCTGACTGCTCTGCTGCCAAACCTCAGTCACTCAG CTGGTGTTGATGTTGGAATAATAAATGGCACAGAGGCTAAACCCCACTCCAGACCCTATATGGTGTCTCTCCAAGTAAATGGAGGACACTTATGTGGTGGCTTCCTTGTGTCTCAAAGATTTGTCATGACGGCTGCGCACTGCTATAA AAACTCGGAGATCACAGCAGTGCTTGGTGCTCATGATCTGTCAGACAAAGGAGAAGGTGCTTTGCGCAGGGAAGTGGAGACTTACTATGTCCATCCAATTTACCAAACTTGGCAAAACGTGGACTATGATATCATGCTCTTAAAG CTCAAGGAAACAGTACCACTGGGCCCAACAATCACAACAATCCGCATCCCCAAAATAGAGGAGGACATCCCAGTCGGTACGATCTGCAGTGTAGCTGGATGGGGACAAACCGGTGACAATGAGTCCACAAGTAACCGTCTGATGGAAACAAGTATCAGAGTCATAGACTGTAAGAAGCACCGTGTAAATAAACAGCGAGTGTGTGCAGTTCATCCAGGAGGAGCATGCTTT GGAGACTCCGGAGGTCCTTTAGTGTTTAAGGACACTGCAGTGGGTATTGATTCTTTCATTACTGGTACGTGTGAGGAACCCCAGGGTCCAAATGGTTTTGCCAAAATATCTGCATTCCTGCCCTGGATCAGTTCTATTCTTGACCGTGTGTAG
- the LOC136671654 gene encoding complement factor D-like — MVSVQINEKHHCGGFLVSNQFVMTAAHCYKRMRFTVVVGAHDLTNNNEGSRRIEVQYYHLHPEFNAKTLNNDIMLLKLGVTLSRSSTVNWISIPKEPEDIPVNTVCSVAGWGQRGSNRHPSDCLLEIHTVIMNRMMCSKLWNSTYPVTEGKGDSGSPLVCGGRAEGIVSFGERICDHKEKPNVYIRISAFLPWIRSIIG; from the exons ATGGTTTCTGTCCAGATTAATGAAAAACACCATTGTGGTGGCTTCCTTGTGTCCAATCAGTTTGTCATGACAGCTGCACACTGCTATAAGAG AATGAGGTTTACGGTAGTGGTGGGAGCCCATGACTTGACAAACAACAATGAAGGTTCTCGCCGCATTGAAGTACAGTATTACCATCTCCACCCCGAGTTCAATGCAAAAACTTTGAACAATGATATCATGCTTTTGAAG CTGGGCGTAACATTGTCAAGGAGCAGCACTGTGAACTGGATCTCAATCCCTAAAGAACCTGAGGACATCCCGGTCAACACAGTCTGCAGTGTAGCTGGCTGGGGGCAAAGAGGAAGCAATAGACATCCAAGTGATTGTCTTTTGGAGATACACACTGTAATCATGAACAGGATGATGTGCAGTAAGCTATGGAATTCTACGTATCCTGTAACCGAGGGGAAG GGGGATTCTGGGAGTCCTTTGGTCTGTGGAGGTAGAGCAGAGGGTATTGTTTCCTTTGGTGAGCGTATATGTGACCATAAAGAAAAGCCCAATGTTTACATCAGAATCTCTGCCTTCCTTCCTTGGATCAGGTCCATCATTGGTTAG
- the LOC136671652 gene encoding mast cell protease 4-like isoform X1 gives MALISLLLLTALLPNLSHSAGVDVGIINGTEAKPHSRPYMVSLQVNGGHLCGGFLVSQRFVMTAAHCYNRNSEITAVLGAHDLSDKGEGALRREVETYYVHPIYQTWQNVDYDIMLLKLKETVPLGPTITTIRIPKIEEDIPVGTICSVAGWGQTGDNESTSNRLMETSIRVIDCKKHRVNKQRVCAVHPGGACFGDSGGPLVFKDTAVGIDSFITGTCEEPQGPNGFAKISAFLPWISSILDRV, from the exons ATGGCTCTCATCTCTCTTCTTCTGCTGACTGCTCTGCTGCCAAACCTCAGTCACTCAG CTGGTGTTGATGTTGGAATAATAAATGGCACAGAGGCTAAACCCCACTCCAGACCCTATATGGTGTCTCTCCAAGTAAATGGAGGACACTTATGTGGTGGCTTCCTTGTGTCTCAAAGATTTGTCATGACGGCTGCGCACTGCTATAA CAGAAACTCGGAGATCACAGCAGTGCTTGGTGCTCATGATCTGTCAGACAAAGGAGAAGGTGCTTTGCGCAGGGAAGTGGAGACTTACTATGTCCATCCAATTTACCAAACTTGGCAAAACGTGGACTATGATATCATGCTCTTAAAG CTCAAGGAAACAGTACCACTGGGCCCAACAATCACAACAATCCGCATCCCCAAAATAGAGGAGGACATCCCAGTCGGTACGATCTGCAGTGTAGCTGGATGGGGACAAACCGGTGACAATGAGTCCACAAGTAACCGTCTGATGGAAACAAGTATCAGAGTCATAGACTGTAAGAAGCACCGTGTAAATAAACAGCGAGTGTGTGCAGTTCATCCAGGAGGAGCATGCTTT GGAGACTCCGGAGGTCCTTTAGTGTTTAAGGACACTGCAGTGGGTATTGATTCTTTCATTACTGGTACGTGTGAGGAACCCCAGGGTCCAAATGGTTTTGCCAAAATATCTGCATTCCTGCCCTGGATCAGTTCTATTCTTGACCGTGTGTAG
- the LOC136671360 gene encoding granzyme M-like, which produces MVSVQTSEGHKCGGFLVSKRFVMTAAHCWNKKLIFTAVLGAHDLKDRKERSITMQVKNYHVHPKYLDNNSFDYDILLLELQGTVKKSRNVKWISIPRKPEDIKADSRCSIACWGQKGTYKGLCSRLLETQVSIIDQKKCNDLWDKPLSQRMVCAAHPGGTCWGDSGGPLVCNNTAVGIVSFGDAYTCDNPKKPDVFTKISELLPWITSITTNM; this is translated from the exons ATGGTGTCTGTCCAGACAAGTGAAGGGCACAAATGTGGGGGCTTCCTTGTGTCCAAAAGATTTGTCATGACAGCAGCACACTGTTGGAACAA GAAATTGATATTCACAGCTGTCCTCGGTGCTCATGACCTGAAAGACAGAAAAGAACGCTCTATAACAATGCAAGTGAAGAATTACCATGTGCATCCGAAGTACCTTGACAATAATTCATTTGACTATGATATCCTGCTTTTAGAG TTACAAGGAACTGTCAAAAAGAGTCGAAATGTGAAGTGGATCTCCATCCCTCGAAAACCAGAGGACATCAAAGCCGACTCCAGGTGCAGCATAGCTTGTTGGGGGCAAAAAGGAACCTATAAAGGCTTATGTAGTCGCCTACTGGAGACACAGGTCAGTATCATAGACCAGAAGAAATGCAACGATCTCTGGGACAAGCCTCTAAGCCAAAGAATGGTGTGTGCAGCTCATCCTGGAGGAACTTGCTGG GGGGACTCTGGGGGTCCTTTGGTGTGCAACAATACAGCAGTGGGTATTGTTTCTTTTGGTGATGCGTACACATGTGACAATCCTAAAAAGCCAGATGTTTTTACCAAAATATCTGAACTTTTGCCCTGGATAACGTCT ATCACAACTAACATGTAA